In Pirellulales bacterium, a single window of DNA contains:
- a CDS encoding EamA family transporter: MDLNEIADKQPEAARWQARGLVLSAAILWSTSGLFVKAPYFAGWPGPVLAFWRALFACVVLLPLVRQARWSWKLLPMTALFAGMNYAYLSAMAEGSAANAIWLQCTAPVWVLLVGVFVFGERAIWRDWLLVAFVAAGVGVILFYESRGADLAASGWGLASGFFYAGVVLSLRQLRAFHPVWLSALNHLVTVAVLAPWALKGDHVPSGIQWALLAGLGILQMGLPYVLFTQGLRRIAGHEATGIGMLEPLLIPLWVYLAWGQRPAWWTVLGGGLILVGLAIRYSQPAPAADALPDEPAPLSA; the protein is encoded by the coding sequence ATGGACTTGAATGAAATCGCCGACAAGCAGCCAGAGGCCGCCCGTTGGCAAGCGCGCGGGTTGGTGCTGTCGGCCGCCATCTTGTGGAGCACCAGCGGCCTGTTTGTGAAGGCGCCCTACTTTGCGGGCTGGCCGGGACCTGTGCTGGCGTTCTGGCGCGCGCTGTTCGCCTGCGTGGTGCTGTTGCCGCTGGTGCGCCAGGCGCGCTGGAGTTGGAAGCTGCTGCCGATGACCGCGCTGTTCGCGGGCATGAATTACGCGTACCTGTCGGCCATGGCCGAGGGTTCGGCGGCGAACGCCATTTGGCTGCAATGCACCGCGCCGGTGTGGGTGCTGCTGGTGGGAGTGTTCGTGTTTGGCGAGCGCGCCATTTGGCGCGATTGGCTGCTGGTGGCGTTTGTGGCGGCGGGTGTTGGCGTGATCTTGTTCTACGAGTCGCGTGGCGCCGATCTGGCGGCCTCGGGCTGGGGTTTGGCGTCCGGCTTCTTTTATGCCGGTGTGGTGCTGTCGCTGCGGCAGTTGCGGGCATTCCACCCGGTTTGGCTCTCGGCGCTCAATCATCTGGTCACCGTGGCCGTGCTCGCGCCGTGGGCGCTGAAGGGCGACCATGTTCCCAGCGGCATTCAATGGGCGCTACTGGCGGGGCTGGGCATCCTGCAGATGGGGTTGCCGTATGTGCTGTTCACTCAGGGGCTGCGGCGGATCGCCGGCCACGAGGCGACCGGCATCGGCATGTTGGAGCCGCTGTTGATTCCGCTCTGGGTCTATCTGGCCTGGGGGCAGCGCCCGGCCTGGTGGACCGTGCTGGGAGGCGGGCTGATCCTGGTTGGGCTCGCCATCCGCTACAGTCAGCCGGCGCCAGCGGCCGACGCCTTGCCCGACGAGCCGGCGCCGTTGTCCGCGTAA
- a CDS encoding prepilin-type N-terminal cleavage/methylation domain-containing protein, which produces MNTRRRGFSLIEVLLASAILMGAIVVLGELVRLGNRSARAARDEATAQLLCESKMAEIVAGVEPIAEVAETPLIDSPGWLYSVAALPLGQPGLTSIVVTVRQDLPPERRPVEYRLTRWQFQGRPANATGDPSETDSQMRGLDPLASPPSSPPAPPPMGGLP; this is translated from the coding sequence ATGAACACGCGGCGGCGAGGGTTTTCGCTCATCGAGGTGCTGCTGGCCAGCGCCATCTTGATGGGCGCCATCGTCGTGTTGGGTGAGTTGGTCCGCCTGGGCAATCGCAGCGCGCGCGCCGCGCGTGACGAAGCGACGGCGCAACTGCTCTGCGAATCGAAGATGGCCGAGATTGTTGCCGGCGTCGAACCGATCGCCGAAGTCGCCGAAACGCCGCTGATCGACTCGCCGGGCTGGCTCTACTCGGTCGCCGCGCTGCCGCTGGGACAACCCGGGCTGACCTCGATCGTGGTGACGGTACGGCAAGACTTGCCCCCCGAGCGCCGTCCGGTCGAGTATCGACTGACGCGATGGCAGTTCCAAGGGCGACCAGCCAATGCGACGGGCGACCCCTCGGAAACCGATTCGCAGATGCGCGGCCTCGATCCGCTGGCGTCGCCTCCGTCCTCGCCGCCTGCGCCACCTCCAATGGGAGGGCTGCCATGA
- a CDS encoding prepilin-type N-terminal cleavage/methylation domain-containing protein, with protein sequence MIASAKPARSPRQWLARRAHAARIMAMPRARQGFTLLELMLVLGLIVAIGGLSWPALRGPLANQRLHAAAKQVRVELARARLAAIEAGEAQRFQFVPTGSTYRVGVDRVLLAPADGSQGADDNGPRLTADGSESAPTELAPEAAEPQRWNEFELPEGVKFAELPVEQIAAPTAQPLAPPSVEEELDPTAIGQAWAPPIVFQPDGTTQNAELSLQNERGMRIAVRLRGLTGGAVLGPLELVEDDPLAPTQPAPDEAAAEPAP encoded by the coding sequence GTGATCGCCAGCGCAAAGCCTGCTCGTTCGCCGCGCCAGTGGCTGGCGCGCCGTGCTCACGCGGCGCGCATCATGGCGATGCCGCGCGCCCGGCAAGGATTCACGCTGCTCGAGCTAATGCTGGTGCTGGGGTTGATTGTGGCGATTGGCGGATTGAGCTGGCCCGCGCTGCGCGGGCCGCTCGCCAATCAGCGCTTGCACGCAGCAGCGAAGCAGGTGCGCGTGGAGCTAGCCCGCGCGCGGCTGGCCGCCATCGAGGCGGGGGAGGCACAGCGGTTTCAATTTGTGCCCACTGGCAGCACGTATCGGGTGGGGGTGGATCGTGTGTTGCTCGCGCCGGCCGATGGCTCGCAAGGGGCCGACGACAATGGGCCGCGCTTGACCGCCGACGGCAGTGAATCTGCGCCGACGGAATTGGCGCCCGAAGCGGCTGAGCCGCAGCGCTGGAACGAGTTCGAACTGCCCGAAGGAGTGAAGTTCGCCGAATTGCCAGTGGAGCAGATCGCCGCGCCCACCGCGCAGCCGCTCGCGCCTCCCAGCGTGGAAGAGGAACTAGACCCGACGGCGATTGGTCAGGCCTGGGCGCCGCCGATTGTGTTTCAACCCGATGGCACGACGCAGAACGCCGAACTATCGCTGCAGAATGAACGCGGCATGCGGATCGCGGTTCGCCTGCGTGGACTGACCGGCGGCGCCGTGCTTGGCCCGTTGGAATTGGTGGAAGACGATCCGCTGGCGCCAACGCAACCGGCGCCAGACGAAGCCGCGGCGGAGCCGGCGCCATGA
- the gspG gene encoding type II secretion system major pseudopilin GspG: MKNRPSQRRGFTLMELLLVMAILVILLGLVAPRFMGTQKKANINAAKSQIGLFKSPLEMYVLDMQSYPTTEQGIISLTEAPGDLENPKQWKGPYLDSEIPKDPWQHDYQYAFPPTHNKEFPDIWSFGPDGEDGTEDDIGNWKEEAEEGGESAT, encoded by the coding sequence ATGAAAAACCGACCGTCGCAGCGACGCGGCTTCACGTTGATGGAGCTGCTATTGGTGATGGCGATTCTCGTCATCTTGTTGGGTCTGGTGGCCCCGCGATTCATGGGCACGCAGAAGAAGGCCAACATCAATGCGGCCAAGTCGCAAATTGGCCTCTTCAAGAGCCCGCTGGAAATGTACGTGCTCGACATGCAGAGCTATCCCACCACGGAACAAGGGATCATCAGTCTCACCGAGGCGCCCGGCGACTTGGAGAATCCCAAGCAGTGGAAAGGTCCGTACCTCGATTCGGAAATCCCCAAGGATCCGTGGCAGCACGACTATCAATACGCCTTCCCGCCGACGCACAACAAGGAGTTTCCCGATATCTGGTCGTTTGGACCGGATGGCGAAGACGGCACGGAAGACGATATTGGCAACTGGAAGGAAGAGGCGGAAGAGGGTGGCGAGTCGGCAACGTGA
- a CDS encoding neutral/alkaline non-lysosomal ceramidase N-terminal domain-containing protein — MKTFRAGAATSNITPPIGTSLNGGMHDRAATHIHDELHARALVLDDGDDRLALVVCDSCMLPGAVIEAGKHHAHELCGMPLDRILVSATHTHSAPTAAPVFQSEPSEEYLEFLALRIGDGIARAVNNLAPAKIGWGRAELADQVFNRRWKMKSGVIPPNPFGQTDQVQMNPGVGSPNLVEPAGPTDPEISFIALKGTDDQPLALFANYSLHYAGDVPGTYVSADYYGAFANRIRHRLAAEHRDPPFVGIMSNGTSGNINNINFREARPQQPPYGQLMMVADRAAEKVAAAYQSVQFHDHAALDSREARLTLGRRLPTTDDVKRAQFILSQAKGEQLGTLEEIYAGETVAMKDLPPTIDLPVQALRIGELGIAAIPCEVFVETGLAIKAESPLKPTFVISLANDYAGYLPTPEHHALGGYETWRARSSFLAVDAEPKIRAQALALLGEMAKL, encoded by the coding sequence ATGAAAACCTTTCGCGCCGGCGCCGCCACCAGCAACATCACCCCGCCGATCGGCACGTCGCTCAACGGCGGCATGCACGACCGAGCGGCGACCCACATTCACGACGAACTGCACGCCCGCGCGTTGGTGCTTGACGACGGCGACGATCGGCTGGCCCTGGTCGTTTGCGATAGCTGCATGCTCCCCGGCGCCGTCATCGAAGCGGGCAAGCACCATGCTCACGAACTGTGCGGGATGCCGCTCGATCGCATCCTGGTGTCGGCCACGCACACGCATAGCGCGCCGACCGCCGCGCCGGTGTTTCAAAGCGAGCCGTCGGAGGAGTATTTGGAGTTTCTGGCGCTGCGGATCGGGGACGGCATCGCCCGCGCCGTCAACAACCTGGCGCCGGCCAAGATCGGCTGGGGCCGCGCCGAACTGGCGGATCAGGTGTTCAACCGCCGCTGGAAGATGAAGTCGGGGGTCATACCGCCCAACCCGTTCGGCCAGACCGATCAGGTGCAGATGAACCCGGGGGTCGGCAGCCCCAACCTCGTCGAGCCAGCAGGACCGACCGATCCGGAGATTTCTTTCATCGCGCTCAAGGGCACCGACGATCAACCGTTGGCGCTATTCGCCAACTACTCGCTGCACTATGCGGGGGACGTGCCGGGCACGTACGTCTCGGCCGATTACTACGGCGCGTTCGCCAACCGCATCCGCCATCGACTGGCCGCCGAGCATCGCGATCCGCCGTTTGTCGGCATCATGTCCAATGGCACGAGCGGCAATATTAACAACATCAATTTTCGCGAGGCGCGACCGCAGCAGCCCCCCTACGGACAACTGATGATGGTGGCCGATCGCGCCGCCGAGAAAGTGGCCGCGGCCTATCAAAGCGTGCAGTTCCACGACCACGCCGCGCTCGATAGCCGCGAGGCGCGGCTGACGCTCGGCCGCCGGCTGCCGACCACCGACGACGTGAAGCGCGCCCAGTTCATTTTGTCGCAGGCCAAGGGCGAACAACTGGGCACGCTGGAAGAAATTTACGCCGGCGAAACCGTGGCCATGAAGGATCTGCCGCCGACCATCGACCTGCCGGTGCAAGCGCTGCGGATTGGCGAACTGGGCATCGCCGCCATCCCGTGCGAGGTGTTTGTCGAGACCGGACTGGCCATCAAGGCCGAAAGCCCGCTCAAGCCCACCTTCGTCATTTCGTTGGCCAACGACTACGCGGGCTATTTGCCGACGCCGGAGCATCACGCGCTGGGGGGTTACGAAACGTGGCGTGCGCGGTCCAGCTTTCTGGCCGTCGACGCCGAACCAAAGATCCGCGCGCAGGCGCTGGCGCTGTTGGGCGAAATGGCCAAACTGTAA
- a CDS encoding type II secretion system F family protein has translation MPEFAYIARNASGQEITGALTAQSEREVLAHLGERALFPVKVTAGKPARAWTGGKAKRVKPQMLAMTLAQMGDLLASGVPMLRSLDVLSKQASNPVLKEVLSDVRAQVAEGATLDAALARHPLVFTELTVSMVRAGGEGGFLEDVLKRTAGFIEQQEDLKGRVIGAATYPTLLAIAGFTATTVLIVFFVPKFAEMFDRLKQQGELPLATTLLLSLSDLLRAYGLFIVAALVGLGLWARKQLHTDRGRVFWDGLRIKAPVAGKIILNLAVSRFCRVLGTLLQNGVPILRSLEISSDSTGNRVLSAAIQQAGSNISSGQSLAKPLAASGLFPQTVVEMISVAEESNNLENVLVGIADGLDRRTERQLDLMVRLLEPAMLLVMAVVILFVVVALLLPVMQMSAAMG, from the coding sequence ATGCCAGAGTTTGCTTACATCGCCCGCAACGCCTCCGGCCAGGAGATCACTGGCGCCTTGACCGCGCAAAGCGAGCGCGAGGTGCTGGCGCATCTGGGAGAGCGCGCGCTGTTTCCGGTGAAGGTGACAGCGGGCAAGCCGGCCCGCGCGTGGACCGGCGGCAAGGCAAAGCGGGTCAAGCCGCAGATGCTGGCGATGACGCTGGCGCAAATGGGCGACTTGCTCGCCAGCGGCGTGCCGATGCTGCGCTCGCTCGACGTGTTGTCTAAGCAGGCGTCGAATCCGGTGCTCAAAGAGGTGTTGTCCGACGTGCGCGCGCAGGTGGCGGAAGGCGCCACGCTCGACGCGGCCTTGGCCCGTCATCCGCTGGTGTTCACCGAACTGACGGTGAGCATGGTGCGCGCCGGCGGCGAGGGCGGCTTCTTGGAGGATGTGCTCAAGCGCACGGCGGGCTTTATCGAGCAGCAAGAGGATCTCAAGGGGCGCGTGATTGGCGCAGCCACCTATCCCACGCTGCTGGCGATCGCCGGCTTCACGGCGACCACCGTGCTGATTGTGTTCTTCGTGCCCAAATTCGCCGAGATGTTCGATCGGCTCAAGCAACAGGGAGAATTGCCGTTGGCGACCACGCTGCTGCTGTCGCTGAGCGACCTGTTGCGAGCGTACGGCTTGTTTATCGTGGCGGCGCTGGTGGGCCTGGGCCTCTGGGCCCGCAAGCAGTTGCACACCGATCGCGGTCGCGTCTTTTGGGACGGCTTGCGCATCAAAGCGCCGGTGGCGGGCAAGATCATTCTCAACTTGGCGGTGTCGCGCTTTTGCCGCGTGCTGGGAACGCTGCTCCAAAACGGTGTGCCGATCTTGCGGTCGCTGGAGATCAGCAGCGACTCGACCGGCAACCGCGTGCTGTCGGCCGCCATTCAACAGGCCGGGTCGAACATCTCGTCGGGCCAGTCGCTGGCCAAGCCGCTGGCCGCCAGCGGGCTGTTTCCGCAAACGGTGGTTGAGATGATCAGCGTGGCGGAAGAATCGAATAACTTGGAAAACGTGCTGGTCGGCATCGCCGACGGCCTGGATCGTCGGACCGAGCGACAACTCGACCTGATGGTGCGCTTGCTGGAGCCCGCCATGCTGTTGGTGATGGCGGTGGTGATTTTGTTTGTGGTGGTCGCGCTCTTGCTGCCGGTGATGCAGATGAGCGCGGCGATGGGATAG
- a CDS encoding dockerin type I repeat-containing protein produces MHRSCALAFVYALLCLTLLAGICQAAPTAKLEFMGDALSGNRKWSLFIDPDETLYTGGSPLAVEIAVLVQFPPVSATTVNSTIWDTPNPGNNPFAGTITNGLWSSTDEGVTTLFASFGSIILHEGGPVELLSFETAAGLWTTKLSWGQAASGSPVYGAVISQLVGQNAVSFAGQTGVVGLPGDANFDGFVNGSDYTIWADNFQLTGRSWTDADFNGDGVTDGADYTLWADNFQPVATAAIAVPEPAAQSLVAAGCLVACVHAVSARRRRKARSASRSAV; encoded by the coding sequence ATGCACCGATCCTGCGCACTAGCGTTCGTGTACGCCCTGTTGTGCCTAACGCTGCTCGCCGGAATTTGCCAGGCGGCGCCAACCGCGAAGCTCGAATTCATGGGCGACGCTTTGTCCGGCAACCGCAAGTGGTCGCTATTCATCGACCCCGACGAAACGCTGTATACCGGAGGAAGCCCGCTAGCCGTTGAAATCGCGGTGCTGGTCCAGTTCCCGCCAGTTTCAGCAACCACCGTCAACTCAACGATCTGGGACACTCCAAATCCCGGCAACAATCCCTTTGCCGGGACCATCACCAACGGACTTTGGAGCAGTACGGATGAAGGTGTGACCACACTCTTTGCTTCCTTTGGCAGCATCATTCTCCATGAGGGGGGGCCGGTGGAACTGCTCAGTTTCGAGACAGCCGCCGGCTTGTGGACAACGAAGTTGAGTTGGGGACAGGCCGCGTCTGGTAGCCCTGTCTATGGAGCGGTGATCTCGCAACTTGTCGGGCAAAACGCGGTGAGCTTCGCTGGCCAGACCGGTGTCGTCGGCCTGCCGGGCGATGCCAACTTCGATGGTTTCGTCAATGGCAGCGACTACACTATTTGGGCAGACAACTTTCAGCTCACCGGTCGGTCTTGGACCGATGCTGATTTCAATGGAGACGGAGTGACGGATGGCGCCGACTACACCCTATGGGCAGACAACTTTCAGCCGGTCGCAACGGCGGCGATTGCCGTGCCCGAGCCGGCCGCGCAATCGCTAGTGGCCGCGGGGTGTCTGGTCGCTTGCGTTCACGCGGTCAGCGCTCGGCGGCGGCGAAAGGCTCGTAGCGCCAGTCGCAGCGCCGTGTAA
- a CDS encoding DUF4349 domain-containing protein, producing the protein MYPIGDLLDRRFVLLLLPLVALAGCSQQMVDVEPPTREALASKEAYQAAPQSAAAPRDESQTGGIPGDGMTGGGAASTATGLARKIIYSANIELVVENLTGVPQRVIDLVKQHDGYVADSRQSGETGANRQAFWKVRIPVARFEEFCNAAKGMGELVSAGVSSQDASEEYYDVEARIRNKTKEEARLLTLLEERPGKLEDVIAIERELSRVREELERMQGRMRVLTDLVSLTTVSITIQEIRDYQPPQAPTFATRIRRALEGSLALLKSTAEGGLIALVAVLPWIAVTSVGSAALYTALRLALRAFRRRRALTA; encoded by the coding sequence ATGTACCCCATTGGTGATCTTCTGGATCGTCGTTTTGTGCTGCTACTGTTGCCGCTAGTCGCGCTGGCAGGTTGTTCCCAACAAATGGTCGATGTCGAACCACCCACGCGCGAGGCGCTGGCCTCCAAGGAGGCGTATCAGGCCGCACCGCAATCGGCGGCCGCTCCGCGCGACGAGTCACAAACCGGCGGTATCCCCGGCGACGGAATGACTGGGGGCGGCGCGGCGAGCACTGCCACTGGCCTAGCTCGCAAAATCATCTACTCCGCCAACATCGAGCTAGTCGTCGAGAACCTCACTGGCGTGCCGCAGCGCGTGATCGATCTGGTCAAGCAGCACGACGGCTATGTCGCCGATTCGCGCCAAAGCGGTGAGACGGGCGCCAATCGCCAGGCGTTCTGGAAGGTTCGGATACCGGTCGCCCGCTTCGAAGAGTTTTGCAACGCCGCCAAGGGGATGGGCGAATTGGTCAGCGCGGGCGTCTCATCGCAAGACGCCAGTGAGGAGTATTACGACGTCGAAGCGCGGATTCGCAACAAGACCAAAGAAGAAGCACGCCTGCTCACGCTGCTCGAAGAGCGGCCGGGCAAGTTGGAAGACGTGATCGCCATCGAGCGCGAGCTGTCGCGCGTGCGCGAGGAGTTGGAACGGATGCAAGGCCGCATGCGCGTGCTCACCGATCTGGTGTCGCTAACGACGGTTTCGATCACCATCCAAGAGATTCGCGACTATCAGCCGCCGCAGGCGCCGACGTTCGCCACTCGTATTCGTCGCGCGCTGGAGGGTTCGCTCGCGCTGCTCAAATCGACGGCCGAAGGGGGACTCATCGCCCTAGTCGCCGTGCTGCCGTGGATCGCAGTCACTTCGGTCGGTAGCGCGGCGCTTTACACGGCGCTGCGACTGGCGCTACGAGCCTTTCGCCGCCGCCGAGCGCTGACCGCGTGA
- a CDS encoding prepilin-type N-terminal cleavage/methylation domain-containing protein: protein MIARRGFTLLEVMLAMLLSTALLAGLWTAMSLHLKAFDTGRMEVEQTQLVRALLQKIATDLRRTVPDVPTPATSGGAAPAADPLHPLTATPGGATPLPNGTSPTGVAPAPTATAPITTASSAPASTRASQQPAPMSTPLGTPAGGSATAGAPTMAGSSSVAHGAPQDLASLVGTSRQLRLRVSQPSDAPDLLDVSDGVSETQVRLPDDLTTVFYWLAQGAGEQPATTMAEMPQGDALLQHDGAWLRPPSLENSPNAALAAEGATDEDQWQIWFDRAEMPAEEQRTDPALIMATEVQGLRFRYLADGAWHDAWNSAERGGLPAAVEISLLLRKETSAVESALPITEEPTEEIRPDFRLVVLLPTTPAKAPPASTALPNPAAPTPAVQPATPPAHPLPPVTPPPKLPSRNYREGGL from the coding sequence ATGATCGCGCGCCGCGGTTTCACGCTGCTCGAAGTGATGTTGGCCATGTTATTGTCGACGGCGCTATTGGCCGGGCTGTGGACGGCGATGAGTCTGCACCTCAAGGCGTTCGACACCGGGCGGATGGAAGTCGAACAGACGCAACTGGTGCGAGCGCTGTTGCAAAAGATCGCCACTGACCTGCGGCGCACCGTGCCCGACGTGCCGACGCCGGCGACCAGCGGCGGCGCAGCGCCAGCGGCCGATCCATTGCATCCGCTGACAGCGACACCCGGCGGCGCGACTCCATTGCCGAACGGGACAAGTCCCACGGGGGTGGCGCCGGCGCCAACGGCAACAGCGCCAATAACAACTGCGAGCAGCGCGCCGGCATCCACTCGGGCGTCACAGCAACCTGCGCCCATGTCGACGCCGCTGGGCACGCCTGCGGGAGGCTCGGCCACGGCTGGCGCGCCGACGATGGCTGGTAGCTCAAGTGTCGCGCATGGGGCGCCGCAAGATCTGGCCAGTTTGGTGGGCACATCGCGGCAGCTTCGCCTGCGCGTCAGTCAGCCCAGCGATGCGCCCGACCTGTTGGATGTAAGTGATGGCGTCTCGGAGACGCAGGTGCGTCTGCCAGACGACTTGACGACCGTTTTTTACTGGCTGGCGCAGGGCGCCGGCGAGCAGCCGGCGACGACCATGGCCGAGATGCCGCAAGGCGATGCACTACTGCAGCACGATGGGGCTTGGCTGCGGCCACCCAGTTTGGAGAACAGTCCCAACGCCGCGCTGGCCGCCGAAGGCGCCACCGATGAAGACCAATGGCAAATCTGGTTCGACCGCGCTGAGATGCCGGCGGAGGAGCAGCGAACCGATCCGGCGCTGATTATGGCGACCGAGGTGCAAGGCCTGCGATTTCGCTATCTGGCCGATGGCGCGTGGCACGACGCCTGGAACAGCGCCGAGCGCGGTGGGCTCCCCGCTGCTGTGGAGATTTCGCTCTTGTTGCGAAAAGAGACTTCGGCCGTTGAATCCGCGCTGCCAATTACCGAGGAGCCGACAGAAGAGATTCGCCCAGACTTTCGACTCGTCGTGCTGTTGCCGACCACACCCGCCAAAGCGCCGCCTGCCTCCACTGCGTTGCCGAATCCCGCCGCGCCAACACCGGCAGTGCAGCCGGCCACCCCGCCCGCGCACCCCTTGCCTCCGGTGACGCCGCCTCCCAAACTGCCGTCGCGCAACTATCGAGAGGGGGGGCTATGA
- the tadA gene encoding Flp pilus assembly complex ATPase component TadA produces MEAGEILLSKGLLDQRQLQIARDSQGAAARLDQAAVQLGFVTEQQALEALADALGFEFVDLRTYEVNLELLTSFPAKLIHRHAIFPLRAEGESLVVATSDPFDLYALDEAAAAAGQSILPALAVSDEIAKLVKTHLGLAGETIEGLLAQRLEQGQVEVLEELELDGSEEGQAAQEASVVRLVNEILVEAVQARASDIHIEAQAAGMKIRYRIDGVLQTQPAPPEINHFQASIVSRLKIMAHLNIAEKRLPQDGRIKLKVAGREVDVRVSIIPMLHGESIVMRVLDKDRMSFSLRGIGMDEDIYLQFAELIKLPHGIVLVTGPTGSGKTTTLYSALNEIKSEGTKIITTEDPVEYQLPGINQIQVHTKIGLTFAASLRGILRHDPDVVLVGEIRDLETAENAVQASLTGHLVFSTLHTNDAAGAYMRLSDMGVEPFLVASTVEGVMAQRLVRTLCKHCKQPQTIDADSLPADFPWDEYHQRGEPIFAPVGCKECRGTGYAGRVGLYELLVTNDEIRSLANERISSQKLKAAAVRGGMKTLRQNGWRKVLEGRTSVDETMRVAKAD; encoded by the coding sequence ATGGAAGCCGGCGAAATATTGCTTTCGAAAGGTCTGCTGGACCAGCGCCAGCTTCAGATTGCGCGCGACTCGCAAGGCGCCGCGGCGCGCCTCGATCAGGCCGCGGTGCAACTGGGGTTTGTCACCGAGCAGCAGGCGCTGGAGGCCCTGGCCGACGCGCTGGGCTTTGAGTTTGTCGACCTGCGCACCTACGAAGTCAACTTGGAGCTGTTGACCAGCTTTCCGGCCAAGTTGATCCATCGTCACGCTATTTTCCCACTGCGCGCCGAGGGGGAGTCGCTGGTGGTCGCCACCAGTGATCCCTTCGATCTGTACGCCTTGGACGAAGCGGCTGCCGCCGCCGGCCAGAGCATCTTGCCCGCCTTGGCCGTGTCGGACGAGATCGCCAAGCTCGTCAAGACGCACCTGGGTCTGGCAGGCGAAACGATCGAAGGGCTGCTCGCGCAGCGGCTCGAACAGGGCCAGGTGGAGGTGCTGGAAGAGCTGGAGCTAGACGGCTCGGAAGAAGGCCAAGCCGCGCAAGAAGCGTCGGTGGTGCGGTTGGTGAACGAGATTCTGGTCGAGGCGGTGCAGGCGCGCGCCAGCGATATCCACATCGAGGCGCAGGCCGCCGGCATGAAGATTCGCTACCGCATCGACGGCGTGCTGCAAACGCAGCCCGCGCCGCCGGAGATCAATCATTTTCAAGCGTCGATCGTGAGTCGCTTGAAGATCATGGCGCACTTGAACATCGCCGAAAAACGGTTGCCGCAAGACGGGCGCATCAAGCTGAAGGTGGCCGGGCGCGAGGTGGACGTGCGCGTGTCGATCATCCCAATGCTGCACGGCGAGAGCATCGTCATGCGCGTGCTCGACAAGGATCGGATGTCGTTCAGCCTGCGCGGCATCGGCATGGATGAAGACATTTATTTGCAGTTCGCCGAGTTGATCAAACTGCCGCACGGCATTGTGCTGGTCACCGGCCCCACCGGCTCTGGCAAGACGACCACCCTCTATAGCGCCCTCAATGAGATCAAAAGCGAAGGCACCAAGATCATCACCACCGAGGACCCGGTTGAGTATCAACTGCCGGGCATCAATCAGATTCAGGTGCATACCAAAATCGGTCTGACGTTCGCCGCGTCGCTGCGCGGCATTTTGCGGCACGATCCCGACGTGGTGCTGGTGGGCGAAATCCGCGATTTGGAAACGGCCGAGAACGCCGTGCAGGCGTCGCTCACGGGGCATTTGGTGTTCAGCACGCTGCACACCAACGACGCGGCCGGCGCCTACATGCGACTGTCCGATATGGGAGTCGAGCCGTTTCTGGTCGCCAGCACCGTGGAAGGGGTGATGGCGCAGCGCCTGGTGCGCACGCTCTGCAAGCACTGCAAACAGCCGCAGACGATCGACGCCGATAGTCTGCCCGCCGATTTTCCTTGGGACGAATACCACCAGCGCGGCGAGCCGATCTTCGCCCCGGTGGGCTGCAAAGAGTGTCGCGGCACGGGCTATGCCGGCCGCGTGGGCCTGTATGAATTGCTGGTGACCAACGACGAAATTCGCTCTTTGGCCAACGAGCGGATCAGTTCGCAAAAACTCAAGGCCGCCGCCGTGCGCGGCGGTATGAAGACGTTACGCCAAAACGGCTGGCGCAAAGTGCTCGAGGGGCGCACCAGCGTCGACGAGACGATGCGCGTGGCCAAGGCCGATTGA